The DNA region CTGCTCGCGCCCCGATGCGCTGCCGAAGCCCTACCAGAAATACCTGACCAACAGCCTGCGCGCGGCCTTCGATCTGCCGGGAGTTCCCATCCGGTTGAACCTGCGCGGCGGGGACAATCCGTTCGCGCCGAAACGCCGCCGTGGTTAATCACGCCGCAGGCGGAAGAATCCGGCTGGCGCAGGACAAACGGCCGGGCTAGGTTCCGGCCGGGGATCTGGCCGGCAGACAAAACGAACAAGCAACCAGGGATGCACGATGTCCGATCTGTTTCGTAATGCGATGAATAAAGTTTCGATCACGCGCGCGCTCTTTGCGCTTCCCCTAGCGATCGCCCTCACTGTTACGACCGTCGAAGCCGGTGCCTACAGCAAGAAAGTCGAGAACTCCTGCCGCGCCGATTACAAGACACACTGCCCCGCATACAAAGAGGGGACATCTGCGCTGCGTAGCTGCATGACGCTTGCCGGCCGCCGAGGCAATCTGAGCCGCCGCTGCGTCAACGCATTGACCGACGCCGGCCTGGTGCCGCGCAAGTATCGCAAGCGCTGATCGGGGTTCCCTAGAATCGCAGCGGGCGGGAGCACGGCAGCGAACCCGAAGATGCTGCCTAGCTCACCGCCCGCACGGGCGTCACCCATGATGGCGCCGCACCGGACCTCGGTAAATAGGCGAGGGTGCCATCGACATCAAGCCCCTTCCGTGATCTTTTTCACGCCGAGCCGCGGGTGTTGCTTTGCGCCACCACGCTACGCACGGAAGGGATTTGAATAAACGTCCGCAATGAGCGATCCGGCAGAGGTCCTGTTCTATCATCTCGAGCGCGCACCGCTCGAGCGCGTGCTGCCGTCACTGCTCGAGCGCACACTGGAGCGCGGCTGGCGCGCTGTCGTGCAGTCGGGCAGCAGCGAGCGCCTCGAGGCGCTCGACCTCGCGCTCTGGACCTCCAATGACGCGAGCTTCCTGCCGCACGGCACAGCGCGGGACGGCGATCCCGCCCGCCAGCCGGTCTACCTCACGACCGGCGACGAAACGCCGAACGGCGCTGGCGTGCGCTTTCTCGTCGACGGCGCGGAAATGGCTGAGTTCTCAGGCTTCGTGCGCATCGTCTGCCTGTTCGACGGCAACGATCCGGAAGCGACCGCCAAGGCGCGCGCACAGTGGAAGTCGGCGAAGGCAAGCGGGTGCGCCGTCACCTATTGGCGCCAGTCGGAAAGCGGCCGCTGGGAAAAGCAGGGCTGACGCCCTTATCGGCCCGTGCTCGGGACCATCGCGATCGAGAGGAACACGGCCAGATCCAGCGTCATGTGGTGGATGTGGTCCGGCAGCTCCGTCCACGCCTTCATCTGCTCTTGGATGGGATGGTCGACATAGCTCGAATGCACGAGCACGGTCGTCATGCCGAGATCGTGCGGCACAGCGAGGTTCATCGGCATGTCCTCGAACATGGCAGCCGTCTCTGCCGCGACCCCGTGGCGCCGGATCATGCGATCGAACGCATTGGCCTCAGGCTTCGGAACATAGTCGCACGCGGCGATATCGCAGATGTCCTCGAAGAGATCGAGCACGCCGAGCTTCTCGGCGACCCGCTCTGCGTGCCGATGCGAGCCGTTGGTATAGATCAGCCGCCGGCCGGGCAGCGCCGCGATGGCCGCGCGAAGCTGCGGCGCTTCCTGTACGACCGACAGATCGATGTCGTGCACGTAGGCCAGGAACTCGGCCGGATCGAGCTTGTGCACGGCCATCAGCCCCGCAAGCGTGGTTCCGAACTGCCGATAGTAGGTCTTCTGCAAATGCCGCGCGTGCGCATACGGCACGCCGAGATAGCGCGCGATGAACGCCCCCATGCGGTGGTCGACCTGCGCGAAGAGATTGCATTCGGCCGGATAGAGCGTGTTGTCGAGATCGAAGATCCAGGCCTGCGTCGTATCGAAACCGCGCCGCAGCGCTCCCGCACGGGGCTCGAGAAGACGCGGTGGCTGGCGATCCGCCGCCCCGGAGCTCGAAACCTCGCGCTTGCGCTCTGCGCTCATGCGGTCTTTTTCGCCTTCGGCTTGCGTCGCCCGACAAGCGTTCCCGCGCCGTGGTCGGTGAGCAGCTCGAGCAGCACGCTGTGCGGCACCCGGCCGTTGATGATGACCACGGCCTCAACGCCCGCCTCGACGACCTCGATACACCCCTCGACCTTTGGGATCATGCCGCCGGTGATGGTGCCGTTGCGAATTAGCTCCTGGGCTTCCAGGATCGTGAGATCCCCGATCAGGTTGCCGTCCTTGTCGAGCACGCCCTCCACATCCGTGAGCAGAAGCAAGCGCTTGGCCTGCATGCGCGCCGCCAGCGCCGACGCGAACGTATCGGCGTTGATGTTGAGCGTCTCGCCCTGCGGCGAGATGCCGATCGGCGCGATGACCGGAATGAGATCCGACTTCGAGATCACGTCCACGATGTGCGGATTGACGTGCAGCGGATCACCGACATAGCCGATGTCGACATCCTTGAGCTCGGCGCTGGTCGGATCGGCCATCTGCGTGATCTTGCGCGCGATCATGAGGTTGGCGTCTTTGCCGCAGATACCGACCGCCTTGCCGCCCTGGCGGTTGATCGCAGAGACGATGTCCTTGTTGATGCGCCCGGCGAGCACCATCTCGACGACCTCGACGGTCGGCTTGTCGGTGACGCGCAAGCCGTTGACGAATTCCGACTTGATCTCGAGCTTGGTCAGCATGCTCGCGATCT from Hyphomicrobium sp. CS1GBMeth3 includes:
- a CDS encoding DNA polymerase III subunit chi; the protein is MSDPAEVLFYHLERAPLERVLPSLLERTLERGWRAVVQSGSSERLEALDLALWTSNDASFLPHGTARDGDPARQPVYLTTGDETPNGAGVRFLVDGAEMAEFSGFVRIVCLFDGNDPEATAKARAQWKSAKASGCAVTYWRQSESGRWEKQG
- a CDS encoding pyrimidine 5'-nucleotidase, with amino-acid sequence MSAERKREVSSSGAADRQPPRLLEPRAGALRRGFDTTQAWIFDLDNTLYPAECNLFAQVDHRMGAFIARYLGVPYAHARHLQKTYYRQFGTTLAGLMAVHKLDPAEFLAYVHDIDLSVVQEAPQLRAAIAALPGRRLIYTNGSHRHAERVAEKLGVLDLFEDICDIAACDYVPKPEANAFDRMIRRHGVAAETAAMFEDMPMNLAVPHDLGMTTVLVHSSYVDHPIQEQMKAWTELPDHIHHMTLDLAVFLSIAMVPSTGR
- the argB gene encoding acetylglutamate kinase yields the protein MAKVTGTVAPPQGAFDPKEISAHVQARILAEALPNMLRYDEQTVVVKFGGHAMGDQALSDAFAKDIVYLKQSGVNPIVVHGGGPQIASMLTKLEIKSEFVNGLRVTDKPTVEVVEMVLAGRINKDIVSAINRQGGKAVGICGKDANLMIARKITQMADPTSAELKDVDIGYVGDPLHVNPHIVDVISKSDLIPVIAPIGISPQGETLNINADTFASALAARMQAKRLLLLTDVEGVLDKDGNLIGDLTILEAQELIRNGTITGGMIPKVEGCIEVVEAGVEAVVIINGRVPHSVLLELLTDHGAGTLVGRRKPKAKKTA